The region cgcttcaaacaagctacggtaaaaccccgctgttacgttcccgagcgctgcgttttcccggttgttaagctcccataggacccaatgcattggtaacaccgctgttgcgtcgcaaatgtgggaccgttcccgcatcatgcgttgcgaactgccaccccgcgcggccattttgacttcatgtcgcttggcttggtggcttgacgatgggattggctgcGCAAAGTgtcgggggcgacacctatgacgtattttcggtttccgccagcagaagcatggcctttgatatccgtatttgctatctaaagatggtgtctatgccgcgttggggccctaaaattggttttggcgcatagatgttccgtataacgttcaagggcaataacgccgtctccgcgcgccgtatgctgtatgtgcgagtgaaagcgtgcgtgcgaggagagccgacgaccgcggccaaatctcgcgcgcgcaagaaagaaaagcagggaggaagcgcgcctactTCCGTCCCGCTCGAAGCACCGGCGAGGGAGAGCGAGCGGGGTTGTACtctggcaccaactgcgtactgcgcgaaggcgatctgtgttgggggcagagtctaggcagtgtaggtgcgtcggcggctcgtagctttgtgcgtgctgtgtgttctcggcgctcagtttgcgtggaAGCGATAGACACCAGTaggaaggtcacttcgttcgctgctgctgcggggcatcctcacgccaacgtttgacagcgcgtgtccgcgctcatcgagtgatgtgttcatgtttgcctgtgcgcgctcacaccatgctagttaatatagttaataagcgaatgtttaaagtttatacgggcgataaaactactatactatttactttgtatagctgcctactaatttgcaatctcaatcgatgcttcggctttcgggcgaaactacgactttttttcacacgtaagaattaaaataatgttgtgtgcagttcaacactactctcatttctcaattttgcctgtttctcggctcttgcgattcccggctctttttttttttttacggtttcGTCAAAACGTATCAGCAGAAATCTACTGTACTAGCTGCGTTTTCGGAGTAGATAACGTCctccgatgaatcgccaattgaccTTGAAGCCACGAGCCTCAGCAGAAACGCACTTTGCCGTTGAGCCGTCTTGCAAGGCAAacgccgcgtcggcgccgtgcgtggcgCTGTTACTTAATCgggacgcacgcgctagtgctgtttcgtctcctgttcgTCTCCTGTTTGCAACTAAGGCTAGCCCAATCAtcacgttgcacgttttaattccccagtggtgcaattgtcggcgatagaggacgtcaaatccgagactgtttggcgcagttaggcgcaattttcgtctgttttatcaggatggcgcagtaaatcccatgtGGCGCAGTTgtcgcaggagtggaatcactgccgtattatatccggtcctgcactataagcggttataagtggtctatactgtataagtactcacctttctttttttcatgctgaTCATCTTACTACTGTAAGCATTATACTCTTACGTAGAAACTAACAAATATGCTCAAACACCTTTCCTTAAAACACCTTTTCTTAAAACCTGAACACAAAAGAATGCAATGTCTTTCAGGAAATATGTTCCAGAAGAAATTAAAAATTAATAACAGTCTGTGGTTTTATGTGTCAAAACAACAATCTGATTACGAGGTACACTTGACTTTTGGATTATAATTCTGACTACATGGGGTtattcaacgtgcacctaaatctaagtacataagtgtttttgcatttcgcgctcaatgaaatgtggctgccgcagcCATGATTGAACTCGcggcctcgagctcagcagtgcaacactaAAGCCACTATGGTACCAAGGCAGGTGGAAGAAATTTCTGAAGAGGGCCTAATAACAattgttcttctttctggtgttttatgtgccaaaaccagttctgattatgaggcacgccatagtggagggctccagattaattttgaccacctggggttctttttaatacgtgcactacaacgcaagcacacatgcGTAGTGTACACTACTGAACCAATCTTGGCAatagctgcagggctggtaattgtctaatgTCCTTATTAGCAGCCTCTGAACGGGTACTGACGTGATATTTTCGACTATTCATTTCTTGTGTTAATTGAAAGTACTAGAcctctaaaccctagaaaaaataGTGATAAGCCTTGGAACGCCATTCATAATGTACatttaaacctggatataacgaaattgacaaattcccgaaaaactttgttataaagaggatttcgttatatgcaggttcgccacgaaaattcgaaaaataaatgcttaccgtatatactcgattcgaacgcgccctcaattgtaacacgaacccgttttccgtgaccgaaggagaggaaaaaaaatcttttACAGTACCGTGCATCTCATGCTTTCATATAGAAATACAACTATCACTCAAGAtatactcccaatacactaaagacactaaagttgcgatgaacaaaaggtcccagtttcgcccgaaaggcgaagcatcgattgcgacagcgaattagcagacagctatacaaagtaaggatagtagttttatcggccgtataaacttgtaaacattcgctgtttaactaaattggtagactaatgcctaagcacacgtactacagcacttGGTCGAAGATACGGGAGCTAGGCTCTAAGTtcgtaggaggcggccatattgaaatgccgatggcgatctggccagctgcagcaagcggcaagatcaggtttgaatgaagggaggggaaaaggtcacgcccgcggtggcaagatcgccgggtcgagggatgcagacCCGcctctcacacacacgcacacgtgcgctcgctctcgcctcgcaggcgccgtgaattcgagcgcgccaatagcgccgccgccgcttcgcattccgtcacggcggagaaggtgcttctggttgctgctcgcgcaaaaatgaaaaaatttggggcgaaatcatTCGGTTGTCGGCGGGGGAAATtggttatttcgagggggtctcccgctgccacttcgttacgtagaggtctcaaatatatgtgcttctatggagtaacggcggggaatagaaaaactttgttatatccaggaattcgttatatggaagttcgttataagcaggtttaactgtaatataTTAgattttctacagccagtttttGTTTCGTTTCCAGGAGGATACTGTGTCGTGATGTCATGATCTAGTATGTGGGAGCAGGATACTGTGACGTTTTGACACTTGCTTGGTCGTCCACGGTATGCTGCAACATCAGCCCTCGCAACGAATACGTGGCGACCGAGTGAGCCGAAGTGAGTGTCAAGACATCACAaggtcctgctcccacgtgaccacatactgtgtcGTCTTGTCACAACACATTATCCTCCTGGGaactgaaaccgaaactggctgtagaaaagctgtATTTATGTCGCTCTGAGGCTTATCACTATATTTTGTTTCTAGGGTTTCGAGCTCTAGGCCCTTCATttaataaaaacaagaaagaaaaaaaaaacaatagttcAAAATATCATGTCAGTACCCCTTTAGGTAGCTcctaagcagacgacgcatgCACTTGGTTGGTTAGTGGAGATGACAGCAGCCCCAGCACGTCATCTAGATTTTTCATTCAGCTGCGGGCATTGCCTGCTCTTGAAGGTCACGCTGGAGGTCACTTCCAGCAAGTGGTAATGggggaactttttttttaaatttcagttTCGGTATCAAAAATGCCTACCCTTTGCAAGCCTTTCAAGATGCATCCACTCCTATTTCAGACGCAAAATATTGTACAGAGGCTGCTCTATATTTGCACTAGGCTTTCTACGCGGTTCAACATTTTATTGCAGTTGGCTTTTAACAAGTGCTACCTCTAAATTGACTGATAGTTCTGGATGGATGTTCATGCAAGCCGTTGCATGCCAGCTGtaaggtcttctttctggggctttacgtgccaaaaccagttctgattatgaggcacgccatagtggagggctccggattaattttgaccacctggggttctttaatgtgcactacaatgcaagcacatgggcatttttgcatttcgcctccatcgaaatgcggccaccgcggccggaattcgatcccgcgatctcgtgctcagcagcgcaatgccttagctgtaAGGTCAGGGCCGACATCGCATAAGGCTGGAAAAACACAGGGGGGCTCAAAAGCCCCAGGAGAGAGAGCAAGAAATCTTAatagtactgaaagttgggcgagttggtagctggcgctgactcacaactcacgtttatttttggagggaagTTGCACAGTTGCGAGTCCGCCAGTCTGTCAGCTTAACCTTGTGTCCTTGTTTCTTGTGTGCAAGCTGCAGTTTCAAGATCAGTAAGCAATCTATCATGCAAGATTGGAGATTCCCTGCTGTATGCACTGGAATATTATTTGGCTTGCATGTTCATGTCAGAATTGCCGACAGATTGGGAATGTTTTAAATCATGTTCAAGAAGTGTTGCAGTACCCCTTTAACAAACTGCTTGGTAGTCACTCATGCCATCACTTGACAGCTAATAGACTTTTTTCTGCTACCTGATCTACTGCATACATTAATGCCTGTTTCCAATGCCATAGTTTAGATTACAGTAGATTTTGCCACGACGGCAGTCCGTATGAAGAATAGAGGAACTGTGTTCAGCAGCAGAGGCAGAGCTTATGTTTGCACATTGTGGTTCATATCGGTTTCATGTCCCCAGTTTTCTCCAAAAGCTTGTTTGTCACTGCTGCTGAAGAACAAAGCAAAATAAATTTGCCTGAAATTTGTCTGATGTGGGCTTCAAGCCGCTCCCTGCTGGTGCATTATTGTGGACACTGCTCCATTATACAAATAGTGATGGCTGTACTTTGTAGGAGCCATGAAAAATGTATGTGAGACACATGTCGTTAAGAAACATGCAAATGCACTGCAGGGCTAAAGGTGGATCCACACCAATTAGTCGCGGACGTCGCATGACCAAGTTGGTTGCAAATGGTCACTTTGGTCAAAAAGCAGCCATTCTGGGTTGCTTGATGCTGGATTATTTAGCTCTGTCCTCAAGCTGCTTAACCAATCAGCAGTACAGGAGTAGGACGTCAGATATGCCGATGGTTGTTCGATATGGCGATGTCAAGCTACTTAACCAATCGGCAGTACAGGAGTAGCACGTCAGATATGCCGATGGTTGTTCGATCTGGCGATTCAAGCAGATACTGCCAGTCAACAGTATGAATTTTTTTGCAACGAAGATCCACCAACAAAAGTGAAGTGGCACCACATGGCGACTTTCTTAGGAAAAAGCGGTCGTGTCATGACTGTTATTCTTGAAGAACAAAACAATTACTGCTAAATGGTACATTGCAGTATGCTACCCAGTTTTCAGCAAGTTGCAAATACAGCAGCCAAGGACAGAACTGAGGGGGTATCGCATTGCACCATGACACTGCACCTGTGTGCACATCCAACATCACTCATTTACTAATGCCCACGGATGTTAAACACAACTCGGCCACCTTACTGTACTGACATGATGCTGTGCGATTATTTCCTGTTCTCTAAAGTGAAACATTGCATCTGTGGTTCAATGTTATCAAGCCCCGGAGAAGGCATCCCTTCGAGGCACACCTACCTACGTAGGCACACCTACGAGAACAAACTTGCAGCAAGAGGAAGTGAATAAAAAAAGTGCTATTTAAAATGATTTACCAGAAAGCAAAAGTGCATAGAACCTTGTTACAAGTACATTGAGAAAACATAAGGGTCTAAAAGACAGAGAGCACCTTCATTTTTGATCATCTCGAAACTTTCATAATGCCTCGCGTAGATTTGGTACAACACCATGTTGAGAAATCAGCTGCAAAGCAGTTGCACGTAGGTACATTCCTACACAATCGAGCATGACAAGTGTTCTGATGAGTTTTTTTCCAGTTATGTTTCGGTTCCTGGTGATTGCACACAAATTTATAACAGTTATTCTAGTCCACTTCGGCACATGCAAAGAATACTAAAATTTTAGCTACCAAAGTCGCACCCGCCAACTTTCCTGGAAGTTTTCATAAAGCTTACGAATTCTGGCTTGTTCCAGTATTTTACGAAAGTTGCATCAAGTTTAATGAAAAATAGATTCTTTTCGCGAGTATGGCAAAACTATTGAAAGATAGAGCAGCGGACGATTGCAACAAAATGCATGCAAAAAAGACATTTCGATGGTACCTGCACTGCTCTTTTGCAAGTGCTAAACACCATATACGAGAGGGACACATGGTCTGAGTAAGTGTATTAATAGCAGTTCCTGAAGCAGTTGAAATCAGCAGCAGCGGAGTTGCTGATAAAGTAACTGATCTGGAAACAATGTTGTTGCTCTCTGCTGTTTGTGTGCTGTGTCTAAAGGTAAATTTTTAATAAGGTGTATATGTATCTAACAGAAAATGTGTACTCAGAGAAAAActatgcaccccccccccccttttttttttccatcgtgTCCGCGTGATATTTACAaattcatattgctacacgcgtgttcaCAGGTTGGCAGCTGTGCAAGCTTGACAAAGGTCAAGGGCGTATTAGATACAGCATGTGCATTTTGTGTGATCCTCTATGGTCTCTTTACACTTACTTGAATGCTCACagtaaaggagaaaaaaaagaaggatgcaCATCTTCAATCATTACAATTCAAACTTTATTACTTGAACCCACAAGAAGTTACATTTGTGCAGGCAATCTAGTTCTTCATAGGCGGGGCATCAACATAATCCAATGTACCCAGGGACGACGCCTGGAAAATAGATTAGTATAGGTCATGGCAATGCAACATTTGCCAAAGATTATTCTGACAATCTAGAAGGACAACGGAAACATGAAGCAGTTTTATACCAGGTGTAATTTATGAAAGGGAAATGTTGCCCTTGCTCTGCGGTCAGCAAGCCTCCTGGTCAGCTCAAATGGTAGAGCAACTGCCCTGGAAAGGCGTTACTCCTGGGTTTGAATCCCcagaccaggatgaatttttttttcaactaccgaggctttctttccgagaaaccctTATGGATTTCCtgtgtagcttcgtgctacaattTGGGTGGATGACACTTTTTCCCTTTCATGtactttcctccaccttgcaggctttggcagaactgatttgccatatacAGATATAATTTAGTAATACCTAGGCATGTACGAATATATGAAATTTCAAATACGAATCAAGTGGTCCCCTCTATTCGATTCATATTGACGATCCATTATTTGAAGTTGTAGAATATTCGTTTATTTGGAATGTCAAAAGACGCAGTCTGATGCAAATGAGAGGATGATTCTGCTGCAAGAGGGCCGCTGTTTTTGCCCAGAGGCACGAGTTTCCGAGCAAGCGAATGCATCGGGCAGATaacttctgctcaataatttcAAGCGATTCAATAACAATACTGCAGCTCATATATGAATGTGTTGTCTTCATTTAGACAAAGCAAGTTAATATTTGGCCAATTTCACCATGTTTGCATCCACTGAAATGTGCGCTACTCTAATACCACATTTATCTGCTTAACTTATCACATTTATCTCCTTAACATAATACAGGCATACTTTGCAAATCTAAAGAAGCTATGCAGCAGCTACGCATGCTAAGCTATGCGTTAGGCATGGCCAGAACAgctatgtctctctctctcgaataAGACGAGTTTTGCAATTTCAAGACAGAACTTAATTAActtaaaatatatatttttttaacatttcaggAGCAGTGCCTGGACACTGACTCATACGAGTAGAAGGCAAACCAGACTGTTGTTCCTTTGTGGATATTTGAACTAAGAACATGCTGCAAAGCAATGTCATTTGCAAGAGGTCTCGTCCACAACACACACTGGGCTCGCACTGCTCTCTGGTTATTCAGCTCTGTGGCTATAGAACAAGCTAAAGATAACCTGGGGCTGTACAACACAAGTGTGTCCATATCACTCCCCGTAGCTTTTTACGTAACGGTCAACTGGAGGGTACAGATGCTTACAGTGACGAGGCTCACGAGGAAGAAACCAACGCCAAAGGCCAGATGAATGTTGAACTTGGCCTGCCTCTTGTTGAAGTTCTCCTCCCATGGCCCGATGAAGGTGGGCAGGTCAGCCATGGTAACCTGCTTGAACTCGGAAGGGGCGTGATACGAGCGCGCACCGCTGCGGGACTGCCCTAGAGTGAAAGGAGCATACACACGCACTCTTTATAAGCTTTTTATAATGCGCACAGCTTGCACTCTAGAAAACCTCCACACTTTTTCGACAGGACACACTAGCGTCCCCGGAGCAACACGAAAGTAGAGACCCCGCATCGTTATATTCGTAAACGCGATAGAACATTTACAAAGGCTTTAAGTGTAACATATGAGTCAGTCTCAGTATTCGACTTGTAAAACGAAAGGAAACGATTTAAAGCGTTGTGGTATACGCAAGGGTACATTCGAATAGGGAGAGAGAAACAAGCTTACTCAAAACACACTGCAGCACCCTTTGGGAGGCGAGTCGCGCGATCATCTTGACTGTGTTTTCTGCAGTAGAATTTCAAGATTTAGCGCAAACGCTGCTTCGGCAGACACGCTGTACCCGATCACGAGAGAAACTTGACGAGCGGCCGAAAAGGTCACCTTTGTTGCTAGATCGATTATAGAGCGACCCGCTAGCGCGCCGCCAGTAACGCGGCaaaacgttattttttttttaacaagacaAAACCAGCAGAAATAAACCTCCATAATCAGCTGCAAAAAACTTCTCTTCAGAATTCAGTCGTCTTAGCAAAAAgataaaggaaaaaaattgtttaTTGAAAATCGTAATCTCTGATAGCAGCGCAAGTTAGTCTTGTACTAGCAACGTTTAGTGTCGGTTTCGGTGGTTTCGGTTTATTTGATGTTTTGTATTCTTAAGATACATCAAAACTCGCATAAAAATATAGCAAAtattttacatttattttttaTAGTTTTTGGTGTGGCTTGATAAATGCAGCGCTAGTGACAATGTGTAGCCGGTGTGGCCTCAAAAAccttgcgctcaatgtggcgcgAGCGACAGTTTCGGTTGGTAACACTGTACTCAGGGAAATACGAAAGTGCAATGTAGTGCGATCATTGCCCGCCTTTTACGTTGGCAAGTTGTTTTCGGTTTTTCTTTTAAAAATGAAGTTTACTTGTAGCATATGCATGGACAATTTTAGCAGCGAGAATGTCGACAACATAACTGCCACTGGTTGCGGTCATGTTTTTCACGAGATGTGCCTTCTCCACTGGACGGAAATGTCCAAGACGTGCCCGGCTTGCAGGAAGCCGTTGCGCCCGAAGCAAGTGTTCAAGCTCTTTTTTAATGTGTCTGAAACGAAAGAAGTCGACGTCGGAGACCTTCAGAACAAGCTGGACGACGCGAAGGCACAGCTAAGGGCAGCGAACGTGGAGAAGATCaaacagcaagaagcagccgacACGCTCAAGGCTTTCCTTATTCAACGAGAGGAAGAACTTCAGAAATTCAAGGACAAGTACATGGATGCGCTTGGCGAAAGGGCCCAGTTGCAAGCTAAGATACAGTCTATGCGAAAGGAAGTATCAGAAAAGCGCCAATTATACGACGAAAACATTACTTTGCGGTCTCGAATAACGGGCTATGAAAGGTAGGCTCACCTCTCGTGCGGTTTCAGCCACAACTTCTTCGAAACTGTATGCAACAGGTGCACAGAATACTATATAAACTACTGTTTTTCTCCCTTTTCTTCTAGCCTCAGAAAGCTGATAGACAGTAACGCAAAGGAAGCAGACGAGCTTCTCAAGTCTTATGCAGATGGACCTGGCGCTATTAAGCTTTTGGCGACGTATTGTGTTCTTGTGAAACGGTAAGATGTGATGGCGTTTCTATTAACACTTCCACTCTTTCCTTACCATGGAAAAAATTACTTTTTGAAGGCTTtagaaatgatttttttttaatatgatcATGGTTACAATAACATGCCATATATCAAATCAAAGCTATAGAAATGTGCTTCTTAAAAATAATTTCAAAAAGGCTTCTCCGGGCGTACTATGTAATAATTTGGAAAAAATCTAAGGTTACCGAAAGATACAAGAAATATTTAATTGTTACACTGACAACATATAAAAAGAAATGCATCAATTGCCTACAGCACATGGAAGATTTCAATGTTCTAGCTCATCAGGAATGCGAGTTTCACCCAAAGGCTTGGAAGCGATAGGAAGGTTAGCTTTGTGCTCAAGTGCCGCACACGATGTGTTTACTTAAAACAATATGTGGAGGCGAAATGACGCGATACAGCATGCGAAACAACCACTGCTGTGCAGCAGAGACTCTTGCAGGTACCAGGCATGTCACAACACTGGCACACTGATGAATGCCAGCAGCAGTGTTATAGGCATCACACATTGATGGTACATGAGATGAGAATGACGGAAAACTGTCAGTGTTTTCCAGTGCCAAATGAAAGAATTGGATATATTTACCTTGGCGTTTACTGTCCATTCTGCTCAGTCAAGTGCCTGCGCCATGATGGGCATGCCCAAGCTGCTCAGGAAAGCTAATGCTTGTGCGCACAACTTCAGTGGAAGCCAGAACACTGCCCTGACTCCGGCAGAGCCTATTGAGCAGAATGTGGTGGTTTATTCACACCATTTTAATGAAGTCAGTGGGCAAGAACACACATTAGACCTGAGGACCCAGTCAAATAAAGGAAATGTTTAAATGACGAAAATTACTGTGTACCCTGAAGGCTGTCATTTTTGTCTTTATGGATTGTATAGTGTTGACACACTTATTGCAGCCTGCAAACACATTTAGTGCATCTTTGACTATCTTATAGACACAATTAAATTGCAAAAGCCAGTAGCAACTGTCACATGGTTTGATGTCAGCTTGGTGTGCTCAGAAGTCTTGATACTATTAATGTCAACACTGTATACAATGATTTCATTGTTAAAGCTCTCTGCATACTGATTCCATTGTTGTGTAGTTTCAAGAGAACATAATGCAATGATGTGTGTTCGGACACAGTGCTGGCTGGTAATAAATTTTAAGACATTCTAAATTATTCAGCTTTATCTCTATTTCTTCCCCTGAATTTGGTTAAATCAGGTACAAAGATAGCTTGATTCAGTTCTTTGAAGGCTAAAAAGGGCATTTGTACTGACAAATGTCTGCAGGAAAATCATAATATTTTTCTAGGCCGAGTAGTTTGGAGCGATGAGTTTTGTAAAATCAGTTTGTACTGCAGAACTTTCGTGCATGCTTCTGCCAAGGTTGGCATAGCGTCATGACATTTCCATTTCTTTTCCCCTGGCGTTACAGTAGTACGCAGATACACCTGATTGAATGATTTTCACCCAGTCACCCGAGGTAAACAGCCCTGCATGTTGTAGTCATGCTGGTACTTGCTTTTCCTGTAACAGCCAACTGCAAACTGTAACGGAGAGCCGGTCACAGCTGAACAAGGAGGCGCTTGACTTACGGAAAAAGGTGGCCTACTTGGAAGTTCTGACGAGAGAGAGAGTGGCCCGCATACGTGCATTGGAAGGGGATGTTAGTCACCTCAAGGACATGCTCCACAGGGCTGAACTCAAAGCGGAGAAGGGCAGCACTTCTGCGAGCACAAATGCCGATGATGGTCTGATTGCAGAAAGGTGAGCAGCAGTATTGATTTCATAACATAGATTGCTCTTGCATCTACAGCACCACTTTCAAAGAGAAAGAGGCACCTAAGGGAATTATTATTAAAAGAACAGTAAAGTTCAACTCTTTCAtaactccattttttttttttttttttcgttttgcaggGAAGATGATTATAGGGTAAGATAAGGGCCAAAGTTCACTTTTTTTATTGATTTCACAATGAAAATGACGGAGCCTGTTACGCCAGTGTGAAGTCATGAATTTCACAATCTGTTCATATTTGGGCTGTTTTGGCAAAGGAAAAGTTCTACTGTTGCCTACTTTCTCTTTGCATATTGTCGAACTCTTTTATTATACTAATAAAAAACTTGTAATGACATGTCTTTGACTGCGactacacagggtgtcccagctaatgttaagctcttaaaaataaaatatagaatatACAAGAATGCAACCAATGGTATTCTGTCAGCAGTGATGTATCAGACCAGGAGGACTTTTTTTAAGTAATCCAACTATTGATAATTAGATGCACTTAATTAAAGAACTTTCTCATTATTGAATAGAGGGCGATAATTGTGATAGAAAAGTAATAACTGTGTTTTAAAACACCCGATTCAGTTGTTTTTAGTGTGATATGTCTCGCGTAATAATTTTTTATGCATTATAGTGAAAATGCACGAAACATGAAAATAGCTGCACGAGTACGCATCCGCGCTGTACACCAGTGGTCTTAGTCGTTACTCGGAATAATTAACTCTGCTCAATGCCTAGCTCGGCGGCCACGTGAAAGGGGCGAGGCATCG is a window of Dermacentor silvarum isolate Dsil-2018 chromosome 4, BIME_Dsil_1.4, whole genome shotgun sequence DNA encoding:
- the LOC119449772 gene encoding E3 ubiquitin-protein ligase TRAIP-like isoform X1; this encodes MKFTCSICMDNFSSENVDNITATGCGHVFHEMCLLHWTEMSKTCPACRKPLRPKQVFKLFFNVSETKEVDVGDLQNKLDDAKAQLRAANVEKIKQQEAADTLKAFLIQREEELQKFKDKYMDALGERAQLQAKIQSMRKEVSEKRQLYDENITLRSRITGYESLRKLIDSNAKEADELLKSYADGPGAIKLLATYCVLVKRQLQTVTDSRSQLNREALDLRKKVAYLEVLARERVAHIRALEGDVNHLKDMLHRAELNAERGNTSASTNAHDGPIAERQLLEMSEEFRNRMECVMGSLSAELGLHEAQLRQQAQHAQARREDADDARATLRCAEFRPRSLQQLHGNRKRLPRADEPNEPPQSVPGRAPKRPRL
- the LOC119449772 gene encoding E3 ubiquitin-protein ligase TRAIP-like isoform X2, whose amino-acid sequence is MKFTCSICMDNFSSENVDNITATGCGHVFHEMCLLHWTEMSKTCPACRKPLRPKQVFKLFFNVSETKEVDVGDLQNKLDDAKAQLRAANVEKIKQQEAADTLKAFLIQREEELQKFKDKYMDALGERAQLQAKIQSMRKEVSEKRQLYDENITLRSRITGYESLRKLIDSNAKEADELLKSYADGPGAIKLLATYCVLVKRQLQTVTESRSQLNKEALDLRKKVAYLEVLTRERVARIRALEGDVSHLKDMLHRAELKAEKGSTSASTNADDGLIAESPAPERMKRPRLTNPEETPSPGVASPALRIVTSAWQSKAPNGATPTREPLLPRKTSFFRPPAATDSFKSVIRTGYNGLGGHSKHVVGSKPSLKKF
- the LOC119449773 gene encoding uncharacterized protein LOC119449773, which translates into the protein MIARLASQRVLQCVLRQSRSGARSYHAPSEFKQVTMADLPTFIGPWEENFNKRQAKFNIHLAFGVGFFLVSLVTASSLGTLDYVDAPPMKN